A stretch of DNA from Methylomicrobium lacus LW14:
CCAATCCGGCCGGCGCGCCGAACCAGCTGATCGGCGTGTTCGCGAAGGAATGGGTCGAACCCTTGGCCCAGGTGCTGAAAACACTCGGCAGTCGGCATGTGCTGGTGGTCAGCGCGGACGACGGCCTCGATGAGATTAGCATCGCCGCGCCATCGAACATCGCCGAGCTGAAAGAAGGCATCGTCACGACCTATACGGTGACGCCGGAACAGTTCGGCCTGAAGCGCGCGAGCCTGTCCGAACTGGCGATCACCGACGCAGAGTCGAGTCTGGCGATGATGCGGGCCGTGCTCGACAATCGGCCAGGACCTGCGCGCGACATCGTCGTCTTGAACGCCGGCGCCGCGATCTATGCGGCGAACCTTTGCGACTCGCTCGCAGCCGGCATCGCCAGGGCCGATGCGCTGATTGCCAGCGGCGCCGCGCGCGCCAAACTGGGCGCCCTGATTGCTTATTCAAACTCTGTAAAAATCCATTAAAACATGACCGATACGTCCGACATCCTGAAAAAAATCCTCGATAAAAAAGCCGAAGAGGTCGCTCACCGCAGCGTGCGCACGCCGATCGCCGATCTCGAAAGTTTTGCCGAGAGCGTCGAGAAACCGCGCGGCTTTTATCGGGCCCTGCAAGGACGCGTCGCGCTGAAAAAACCGGCGATCATCGCCGAAATCAAAAAAGCCTCGCCGAGCAAGGGCGTGATCCGGGAAGATTTCCAGCCGGTCACGATCGGCCAGGATTATGCGATGAACGGTGCGACCTGCCTTTCGGTCTTGACCGACAAGGAGTTTTTCCAGGGCTCCGAAGTGTATCTGCAAATGGTCCGCGAGCGCTGCCCGCTGCCGGTGCTGCGCAAGGATTTCATGATCGACCCGTATCAGGTCTATGAAGCCCGCGCTTTAGGCGCGGACTGCATCCTCTTGATCGTCGCCGCGCTCGAAGACGGCCGGATGCGCGAACTGGCAGACCTTGCGGCCAAGCTCGGCATGGATGTGCTGGTCGAAGTCCACAACGAAGAAGAACTGCACAGGGCCCTGCAACTCGACACCAAGCTGATCGGCATCAACAACCGCAACCTCCGCACCTTCGAGACCTCCTTGCAGACGACCCTGGATTTGAAGGCGCAAATTCCGGAAGACCGCCTGATCATCACCGAAAGCGGCATCCATACGCAGGATGACGTGAAGCTGATGCTCGACAACGGCATCTATGCGTTCCTGGTCGGCGAGGCATTCATGCGCGCGGAAAGCCCGGGCCAAAAAATGCGCGAATTGTTCGGCTTGTGAGGATGTAACGGCCTTGCACTCCGCTGCCGATCCGATCGGCGTATTCGACTCCGGCGTCGGCGGCCTGTCGGTGCTGCGCGAAATACGCCGCGAATTGCCCGCCGAAAACCTGATCTATGTCGCCGATTCCGCGCATGCGCCGTACGGCGACAAAACGCAGGCATTCATCGAGGCCCGCTCGCTCGCGATCACTCGATTTTTGCTTGATCGCGGCGCGAAAGCGATCGTCGTCGCCTGCAATACCGCGACCGGCGCGGCGGCCGCGTCATTAAGAAGCCATTTTACCCTCCCCATCGTCGCGATGGAGCCTGCGATCAAGCCGGCCGCCGCGCAGACGAAAACCGGCGTGGTCGGCGTGCTCGCGACGAGCAGGACGCTGGCCAGTCATAATTTCGTCAAATTGTTTGAGCGCTATGCTGCCGAAGCCGAAATTCTGCCGCAAGCCTGTCCGGGCTTGGTCGAGCAGGTCGAATCCGGCGATCTGGCGGGCGCGAAGACCCGAAGCCTCCTCGAAACCTATGTGCTTCCGTTAGTATCGCGCGGGGCCGATACCGTCGTGCTCGGCTGCACGCATTATCCTTTTCTTCGGGCCGTGATTCAGGACATTGCAGGACCTAATGTTTCGGTGATCGACTCCTCCGAAGCCGTCGCGCGCCAGCTTCGGCATCGTCTCGTTGCGCACGATTTGTTGACTGACAGGGAGGCATCTGGCACCGAGCAATTCTGGACCAGTGCGGATCCTGCGCTATCCGGTCCGGTTATCGCACAGTTGTGGCGGCGGAACGTGGAAGTGGGCCGCTTACCTGAGTCCTCTGTTCTGCAATAAGGCGACTTACGCAGGTCAGTTTATCCGAGTTGAGATGTTGCCGTTGGTTTCGGCTCCGCTCAGCCAACGATAACTCAGCTGCGCTCGGCCAACGGCAGGCGTTGCCGCGAAGAGTCAGCGTCACAAAGCGCCCGAATCAACCAACAGGCTGTGGATTTGCGTCGCGATTTTCTCGTAACCCTGATCGTTCGGATGGATCAAATCGGATTTGAGGCTATTGTCTCCGAGCACCTCGGGCAGCGTTTCAAGATCGATCGGCACGTTCAGCGCCTCCGCGATGGCCTGATAGAAATCGGCGCTGGACATCCATAAAATAGCCGGCTTCGGAACCCCGAGCATCACGACGCCAATCTGGCGGTTTCTGGCCAGAGTGATCATCTGCTTCAGGTTGTCGGCGGTTTGTTCTGGCGGAATCCTTCTGAGCATGTCGTTGCCGCCGTGGATCAGAATCAACAGATCGGGCTGGTGCTGGTCGAGCAGGGCGGGCAGGCGTTTGGCGCCGTCGCCGCTGATTTCGCCGGGGCGGCCGGCATTGACGACTTGCAGTGTGGTCAGTTTCGCGAGTACACTCGGGTAGTCGTGCTGCGGCGACGCGCCGGTACCGTAGGTCAGGCTGTCGCCGAAGGCCAGGATCACTGCGTCGCTCGGCAGTTTAGTCAAGGCGTCAGACGATTTGTTGCAGGCGGTCAGCAGCAACAGCAGGACGAGCGGAATGATCTTCATAAGGCGGTTTCGATGCAAAAAAAAGTACTGATCACCGGCGCGGCCAAACGCATCGGCGCGGCTTGCGCAAGGCGGCTGCACAGTGAAGGTTGTCATATCATCGTGCATTATAGAGCGTCGGAACGGGATGCGCTGGAACTGTGCGGCGAATTGAACCGGTTGCGGCCGGATTCGGCCAGCGCGTTGCAGGCAGACCTGTTGGACGCGGAGCATCTCGAAGACGTTGCCGATGCCGCGCAAAAAATCGCGGGCGGCGTCGACGTGCTGATCAACAACGCCTCGGCCTTTTATCCGACGCCCTTCGGCCAGGCCTCCGAAGCGCAATGGGACGAACTGCTCGGCAGCAATCTGAAGGCGCCGTTCTTTCTTGCGCAGGCCTTGTGGGGGTCGCTGAAGGCCAGGCGGGGCTGCATCGTGAATATCGTCGACATCCATGCCGAGCGCGGCCTGCCAGGTTTCCCGGTGTACAGCATCGCGAAGGCGGGGCTGGTCGCGATGACGCGGGTGTTGGCGAAAGAGATGGGGCCCGAGGTCAGGGTCAACGGCGTCGCGCCCGGCGCGATCATCTGGCCGGAACGCGACTTGACCGAGCAGGGCAAAGCCGAGATATTGCAGCGCGTGGCCCTGAAGCGCAGCGGCGAGCCGGACGATATTGCGAAAGCGGTGTCTTTTCTGATCCGGGATGCCGATTACATGACCGGGCAGATATTGACCATCGATGGCGGACGCACCTTATTTTATTGACGACCAGCCCGGCTTGATGCGTTTTTGTTGGAGATCGTCCTTGTCAAAGCGTTCCCACAACTCGCGGTAGCTGATGCCGCTGATCGGGTGTTTCTCGTCGCCTGCGATTTCGGCCAAGGGTTCCAGCACGAAGGCGTATTTTTCGATTTCATCGCGCGGGATTTGCAGGCGTCCGTCTCTGATCACCAGATCGCCGTACAGGATCAGGTCCAGATCGAGCGTCCTTGACGAAAACTTTTTGCATTCGCGGGTGCGGCCGTGGTCGAGCTCGATCTGGCGAAGTTGTTTGGCGATCGTTTTGACATCGAGGTCCGAGTCGAAACCGACGATCAGATTATGGAAGGTGTCGCCGATAAAGCCGACCGCTTCGGTTTCGTAAGTGCTCGAAACCACCAGGCCGCCAAAGTAGAGCGCAAGCGCACGCAACGCGCTATGGATGTTAACTTCCTTGTCGATGTTGCTGCCGATGCTGATATAGCCCCTGGTCACCGCTTGCGTTCCCCTCTTTCGATGATGATGCCGACGTCGCTGGCGCCGCTGATCGCGCCTTTCTTATTCAGCATCAATTTGACCCACGGCACATTAAATTCGTTCTGGATGATCTCGACGATTTCGACCGCGAGTTTTTCGACCAGCAAGAATTGGCTGTTCTCGACGAAGTCGATGATCCGTTTGGAGACTGTTTTGTAGTCGAGAGCATATTGAATGTCGTCGGTTTCTGCAGCTTTTTCAATGTCGAAACCCATTTCGATATCGAGCACGATGGTTTGTTTGGTTTCGCGTTCCCAGTCATAGATGCCGATGATCGTTTCGATCTTCAGCCCGCCTAAAAAAATGATGTCCATGGTAATTTTCCGGTTATGATGTGCGCTTTTTAAAAGCGCTAAGTATCGGGGAATTGCCCCCGGCTTACAAGTTTTGATTGATGAAAGGTATCCGATGATGGAATGGTTGTTTGTTCCCGCGGCCTATTTGATAGGCTCGGTTTCCAGTGCGATTATTATCTGCCGGCTGATGGGCTTGCCCGATCCGCGCGAGCAGGGTTCCGGCAATCCCGGCGCCACCAATGTGATGCGCATCGGCGGCAAAAAAGCGGCGGGCATCACGTTATTGGGCGATTTGTTGAAAGGGCTGATTCCGGTTTACGGCGCCAATCTGTTCGGCGTACCGGGCGAGCTGCTTGCCGCGACCGGCCTTGCGGCATTCCTCGGCCATCTGTACCCGGTTTTTTTCGGCTTCAAGGGCGGCAAGGGGGTCGCAACGACGATCGGCGTGCTGCTCGGTTATTCCTGGTTTTTGGGCTTGGCCTTTGTCGCGACCTGGCTGGTGATTTATAAGATCAGCAAGATTTCCTCGTTGTCCGCGCTGATCGCCGCGGTGCTGGCGCCGGCTTATGCCTGGTTCATCATCGGCAGTCCGACGCTGGTCGCGGCGTCTGCGCTGATGACGGCGATCCTGCTGTGGCGGCATAAGAGCAATATCGAGAGACTGCTGGCGGGAGAGGAAGCCTCGATCAAGCCCTGAGTTTTGCGCTATTCGAGTCGGCATTGCTGTCGATGACTCTATATTTTCAATCATGCCGCCCCGCCAAAGTGCAGTATAATTACCGGTTTTTTACAGCATTTTTGATCTTATATTTACAAGGCAGCTATGAAGAATTACAAAATCGCGGTACTGGCCGGTGACGGCATCGGTCCCGAAATCACCCAGGAAGCCCTCAAGGTTCTTAAAGTCGTCGAAGAGCGCAACGACGTATCCTTCGAACTGATGCCGGCGCTGTTCGGCGCCTGCGCCTATTTCGCGACCGGCGATGCGTTCCCGCAGGCGACGATCGATATTTGCGACCAGGCCGATGCGATTTTGAAAGGTCCGATCGGACTCAGCCACGAAGAATCGAAAAAGATTCCGATCGACAAGCAGCCCGAACGCGGCGCCTTGCTGCCGCTGCGCCGTCGCTACAATACCTACGCGAATTTCCGTCCGGTTTCATTGCCGAAGGCGCTGGCGCATTTCTCGCCGTTGAAACCCGAAGTGATCGGCGAAGGCATCGACCTGATCATGGTGCGCGAGTTGGTCGGCGGCCTTTATTTCGGCGAAAAGGAAATGGGCGTCAACGCGCAGGGCCTGCGTTATGTGCGCGAAACGCTCGAATACGATGAAGTGCAGATCCGCCGGATCATGCACCAGGCGTTCAAGCTGGCGATGAAGCGCCGGAAGCTTTTGCACAACATCCACAAGAGCAACGTCCTGAAATCGAGCGTGCTCTGGAACGAAGTGATGGAAGAAGTCGCGAAGGAATACCCGGAAGTGCAGGTGGTCAATTTTCTGGTCGATTCGGCCGCGACCGCGCTGTGCCTGAAGCCGACCCAGTTCGACGTGATGGTAATGGAAA
This window harbors:
- the trpC gene encoding indole-3-glycerol phosphate synthase TrpC, which gives rise to MTDTSDILKKILDKKAEEVAHRSVRTPIADLESFAESVEKPRGFYRALQGRVALKKPAIIAEIKKASPSKGVIREDFQPVTIGQDYAMNGATCLSVLTDKEFFQGSEVYLQMVRERCPLPVLRKDFMIDPYQVYEARALGADCILLIVAALEDGRMRELADLAAKLGMDVLVEVHNEEELHRALQLDTKLIGINNRNLRTFETSLQTTLDLKAQIPEDRLIITESGIHTQDDVKLMLDNGIYAFLVGEAFMRAESPGQKMRELFGL
- the murI gene encoding glutamate racemase, producing the protein MHSAADPIGVFDSGVGGLSVLREIRRELPAENLIYVADSAHAPYGDKTQAFIEARSLAITRFLLDRGAKAIVVACNTATGAAAASLRSHFTLPIVAMEPAIKPAAAQTKTGVVGVLATSRTLASHNFVKLFERYAAEAEILPQACPGLVEQVESGDLAGAKTRSLLETYVLPLVSRGADTVVLGCTHYPFLRAVIQDIAGPNVSVIDSSEAVARQLRHRLVAHDLLTDREASGTEQFWTSADPALSGPVIAQLWRRNVEVGRLPESSVLQ
- a CDS encoding arylesterase, producing MKIIPLVLLLLLTACNKSSDALTKLPSDAVILAFGDSLTYGTGASPQHDYPSVLAKLTTLQVVNAGRPGEISGDGAKRLPALLDQHQPDLLILIHGGNDMLRRIPPEQTADNLKQMITLARNRQIGVVMLGVPKPAILWMSSADFYQAIAEALNVPIDLETLPEVLGDNSLKSDLIHPNDQGYEKIATQIHSLLVDSGAL
- a CDS encoding pteridine reductase, encoding MQKKVLITGAAKRIGAACARRLHSEGCHIIVHYRASERDALELCGELNRLRPDSASALQADLLDAEHLEDVADAAQKIAGGVDVLINNASAFYPTPFGQASEAQWDELLGSNLKAPFFLAQALWGSLKARRGCIVNIVDIHAERGLPGFPVYSIAKAGLVAMTRVLAKEMGPEVRVNGVAPGAIIWPERDLTEQGKAEILQRVALKRSGEPDDIAKAVSFLIRDADYMTGQILTIDGGRTLFY
- the folK gene encoding 2-amino-4-hydroxy-6-hydroxymethyldihydropteridine diphosphokinase, which codes for MTRGYISIGSNIDKEVNIHSALRALALYFGGLVVSSTYETEAVGFIGDTFHNLIVGFDSDLDVKTIAKQLRQIELDHGRTRECKKFSSRTLDLDLILYGDLVIRDGRLQIPRDEIEKYAFVLEPLAEIAGDEKHPISGISYRELWERFDKDDLQQKRIKPGWSSIK
- the folB gene encoding dihydroneopterin aldolase; translation: MDIIFLGGLKIETIIGIYDWERETKQTIVLDIEMGFDIEKAAETDDIQYALDYKTVSKRIIDFVENSQFLLVEKLAVEIVEIIQNEFNVPWVKLMLNKKGAISGASDVGIIIERGERKR
- the plsY gene encoding glycerol-3-phosphate 1-O-acyltransferase PlsY — encoded protein: MMEWLFVPAAYLIGSVSSAIIICRLMGLPDPREQGSGNPGATNVMRIGGKKAAGITLLGDLLKGLIPVYGANLFGVPGELLAATGLAAFLGHLYPVFFGFKGGKGVATTIGVLLGYSWFLGLAFVATWLVIYKISKISSLSALIAAVLAPAYAWFIIGSPTLVAASALMTAILLWRHKSNIERLLAGEEASIKP
- the leuB gene encoding 3-isopropylmalate dehydrogenase, yielding MKNYKIAVLAGDGIGPEITQEALKVLKVVEERNDVSFELMPALFGACAYFATGDAFPQATIDICDQADAILKGPIGLSHEESKKIPIDKQPERGALLPLRRRYNTYANFRPVSLPKALAHFSPLKPEVIGEGIDLIMVRELVGGLYFGEKEMGVNAQGLRYVRETLEYDEVQIRRIMHQAFKLAMKRRKLLHNIHKSNVLKSSVLWNEVMEEVAKEYPEVQVVNFLVDSAATALCLKPTQFDVMVMENMFGDILSDQGGGILGSLGLMPSACLGDDKAYYEPSHGSAPDIAGKNIANPYSMIGSVAMMLENSFGMEAEAKNVWSAMQGVFADGYSTADLSKPGSGVKMISTVEFGDKVVEKLRAMPKV